The proteins below are encoded in one region of Limnohabitans sp. 63ED37-2:
- a CDS encoding Y-family DNA polymerase, with translation MGQPWFECKELAEEHGILALSSNYALYADMSNRVMSILSDYSPRHEVYSIDECFVDLTGMPRLRDVSYAMRDRVIKWTGIPVCVGIGPTKTLAKLANHVAKKHPRSKGVFNYNDLTENQKVRLLSKLDVSEVWGVGRRLSARLAEHGINTVQDLRVAHTSTLRAEFGVVMEKTQRELQGVSCIDFQEITPNKKQIVSSRSFGQMVKDVAVVKDAMSTFVANACVKLRAQGSHASLIQVSLHTNRFRRDLPQYNPCFTLPLPQPTNDSLVVNRWADYLVERLFKPEYEYKKAGIMLGEISPVGQYQSDWLEPAQATDTKLMEALDGLNKKFGRGTVKVSTQGAHKGWQMRQERKSPSYTTDWESVPRI, from the coding sequence ATGGGGCAACCTTGGTTTGAATGCAAAGAGCTGGCGGAGGAGCATGGGATCTTGGCGTTGAGTTCCAACTACGCTTTGTATGCGGACATGTCTAACCGTGTCATGTCTATCTTGAGCGACTATTCTCCACGTCATGAGGTTTACTCGATAGATGAATGCTTCGTAGACCTAACTGGCATGCCCAGGTTGAGGGATGTCAGCTACGCCATGAGAGACAGAGTAATAAAGTGGACAGGCATACCAGTGTGCGTAGGCATTGGTCCAACCAAGACACTTGCAAAGCTGGCAAACCATGTAGCTAAGAAACATCCAAGGTCTAAGGGCGTTTTCAATTACAACGATCTCACTGAGAATCAGAAAGTTAGATTGCTAAGTAAGCTCGATGTGAGTGAGGTGTGGGGTGTAGGGCGCAGGCTATCTGCTCGATTGGCTGAACACGGTATCAACACAGTTCAAGATCTAAGAGTGGCACATACCAGTACTCTCAGGGCCGAGTTTGGTGTTGTGATGGAGAAAACACAACGTGAACTTCAAGGCGTTTCTTGTATTGATTTTCAAGAAATCACTCCAAATAAAAAACAAATAGTCAGCAGTCGTTCTTTCGGGCAGATGGTCAAAGATGTTGCTGTAGTAAAAGATGCCATGAGCACTTTTGTAGCTAACGCTTGTGTAAAGCTGCGAGCTCAAGGCTCTCACGCATCATTGATACAGGTCTCGTTGCATACCAATCGATTCAGAAGAGACTTACCTCAATACAACCCTTGCTTCACATTGCCATTGCCGCAGCCAACAAACGACAGCTTGGTAGTTAATCGCTGGGCAGATTATCTTGTTGAGCGACTGTTCAAGCCTGAATACGAGTACAAAAAAGCTGGAATCATGCTGGGAGAAATTTCCCCAGTGGGGCAGTACCAGTCTGATTGGTTAGAACCAGCGCAGGCAACGGATACGAAATTAATGGAAGCTCTTGACGGATTGAACAAAAAGTTTGGCCGAGGTACCGTGAAAGTCTCTACGCAAGGCGCGCATAAAGGTTGGCAAATGAGGCAGGAGCGCAAGTCCCCAAGCTATACAACCGACTGGGAATCAGTCCCTCGCATCTAG
- a CDS encoding MerR family transcriptional regulator, with protein sequence MNDMTIGRAANAAGVKIDTIRYYQRIGLIAEPLLPQGGQRKYGEAVVRRVKFIKRAQTLGFTLDETSSLLSFEEAKNCCETKELAEHKIKEIDARIADLRRMKKTLTDLSKRCENGVESGPCPIIDTLAGT encoded by the coding sequence ATGAACGACATGACAATTGGCCGAGCTGCCAACGCGGCAGGCGTAAAGATCGACACGATCCGCTATTACCAGCGCATTGGTCTGATTGCTGAGCCCCTACTCCCGCAGGGCGGGCAGCGCAAGTATGGCGAAGCGGTTGTCCGGCGAGTCAAATTCATCAAGCGCGCACAAACGTTAGGATTCACGTTGGATGAGACCAGCAGTCTTCTTAGCTTTGAAGAAGCAAAAAACTGTTGCGAAACCAAGGAGCTGGCTGAGCACAAGATCAAGGAGATTGATGCCCGCATTGCTGACCTGCGCCGCATGAAGAAGACCCTTACTGACTTGTCTAAGCGCTGCGAAAACGGAGTCGAATCTGGACCATGCCCCATCATTGACACTTTGGCTGGCACTTAA
- a CDS encoding mercuric transporter MerT family protein encodes MDIKVKSSMVAAALAAVGASACCAGPLILLSLGIGGAWIGNLTALEPYRPIFVALVAVFMVMAWRRLYREPTCAPGDVCAIPEVAARQRTIFWVVLAMVCLMAASPWLLPFIF; translated from the coding sequence ATGGACATTAAAGTCAAATCTTCAATGGTCGCAGCTGCGCTGGCAGCCGTTGGCGCTTCTGCGTGTTGCGCTGGACCTCTCATCCTTTTGTCGCTCGGCATTGGCGGGGCCTGGATTGGCAACCTGACCGCGCTCGAGCCCTACCGACCCATCTTCGTGGCCTTGGTCGCGGTGTTCATGGTCATGGCTTGGCGACGGCTTTACCGCGAGCCGACGTGCGCTCCCGGAGATGTCTGCGCCATCCCTGAGGTGGCCGCGCGGCAACGAACCATCTTTTGGGTCGTGTTGGCAATGGTCTGCCTCATGGCGGCATCACCCTGGCTTCTTCCCTTCATCTTTTAA
- the merP gene encoding mercury resistance system periplasmic binding protein MerP, which yields MRSYLLALSIFLSINAFAGTPKTVTLDVKNMTCELCPVTVKKALEKTPGVAKAQIDFAKKTATVTFDPDVATVAALAQATTNAGYPSTAREVK from the coding sequence ATGCGTTCATATCTTTTGGCCCTCTCGATTTTCCTTTCAATCAACGCTTTCGCTGGAACGCCAAAGACAGTCACCCTCGACGTAAAGAACATGACTTGTGAGCTTTGTCCCGTGACGGTCAAGAAGGCTTTGGAGAAGACGCCTGGCGTCGCAAAAGCCCAAATCGACTTCGCGAAGAAGACCGCAACCGTCACCTTTGACCCCGATGTCGCCACCGTGGCGGCTTTGGCCCAGGCCACAACCAATGCTGGATACCCCTCCACTGCGCGGGAGGTCAAGTGA
- a CDS encoding GDCCVxC domain-containing (seleno)protein, which yields MPTDACQFFYECEECKTVMRPLPGDCCVFCSYGDVKCPPIQAQSSCCATR from the coding sequence ATGCCGACGGACGCCTGTCAGTTCTTTTACGAATGCGAAGAATGCAAGACCGTGATGCGCCCACTGCCGGGAGACTGCTGTGTTTTTTGCAGTTATGGAGATGTGAAGTGCCCGCCCATCCAAGCGCAATCGTCCTGCTGCGCTACTAGATAG
- a CDS encoding DUF4113 domain-containing protein, which yields MSEFTSRAAAKLRRQSFLAGQILVFAHTSPFRQGPHFSKSIVIPLRRPTADTRHLVQAAVMGVTQIYKPGFKLSKAGVMLLDLMPDNVSQGEFDFGAPETRDRGRLMAAMDAINDRFGRGAIHVGSAVGVGAHRDWSMRQERLTPQYTTKFSDMPVARA from the coding sequence GTGAGCGAGTTCACCAGCCGTGCGGCAGCCAAGCTGCGGCGTCAATCCTTCTTGGCTGGTCAGATACTGGTGTTCGCCCACACGTCCCCCTTCCGACAGGGGCCACACTTCTCCAAAAGCATAGTCATACCGCTGCGCCGTCCGACGGCGGACACGAGGCATCTGGTTCAGGCCGCTGTAATGGGAGTCACCCAGATTTACAAACCGGGATTCAAACTCTCCAAGGCAGGAGTCATGCTGCTGGACTTGATGCCGGACAACGTCTCACAAGGCGAGTTTGACTTCGGTGCGCCTGAAACACGGGATCGCGGAAGATTGATGGCCGCAATGGATGCCATCAATGATCGGTTTGGACGCGGTGCCATCCATGTAGGAAGCGCTGTCGGCGTGGGTGCGCACCGCGACTGGTCGATGAGGCAAGAAAGACTTACGCCTCAATACACCACCAAATTTAGTGACATGCCTGTGGCGCGAGCCTAG
- a CDS encoding IS5 family transposase, translated as MKQQTLAMAADQGDGYEQYRKLTKRDTFLATMEQIVPWQELCSVIEPHYPKAGNGRPPIGLERMLRMYFVQHWFNLADEACEEALLDSTALRRFVGIDLGRERVPDGTTLLKFRRLLEKHKLGEALFAKVGEVLQARGMKVGTGTIVDATIIGAPSSTKNADKQRDPEMHQTRKGQQWYFGMKMHIGVDSRTGLAHSAVVTAANVHDKHPLPELLHGNEQRVYGDSAYASQRALIESKAPQAKDFTNQRVRRDGEIDEVERSKNHNKSKVRARVEHVFAVVKRLWGFAKVRYRGLAKNATRSFVVLGLANIYLARQRLAA; from the coding sequence CTGAAACAGCAAACCCTGGCGATGGCAGCCGATCAAGGCGACGGCTACGAGCAATACCGCAAGCTCACCAAGCGGGACACATTCCTGGCGACGATGGAGCAGATCGTGCCGTGGCAGGAGTTGTGCTCGGTCATCGAACCGCACTACCCCAAGGCCGGCAACGGGCGCCCACCGATCGGACTGGAACGCATGCTGCGGATGTACTTCGTGCAGCACTGGTTCAACCTGGCTGATGAGGCCTGCGAGGAGGCTCTGCTCGACAGCACGGCGCTGCGCCGCTTTGTAGGCATTGATCTGGGGCGTGAACGTGTGCCTGACGGGACCACGCTGCTGAAGTTTCGCCGCCTGCTGGAGAAGCACAAGCTGGGCGAGGCCTTGTTTGCCAAGGTGGGGGAGGTGCTGCAGGCCCGAGGCATGAAGGTGGGCACCGGCACCATCGTGGATGCCACCATCATCGGCGCGCCCAGCTCGACCAAGAACGCCGACAAACAGCGCGACCCGGAGATGCACCAGACCCGCAAAGGCCAGCAGTGGTACTTCGGCATGAAGATGCACATCGGCGTGGACAGCCGCACTGGGCTGGCGCACAGCGCTGTGGTCACGGCAGCCAACGTGCATGACAAACATCCATTGCCCGAGCTGTTGCACGGGAACGAGCAGCGTGTATACGGCGACAGCGCCTACGCCAGCCAGAGGGCGTTGATCGAATCGAAGGCGCCCCAGGCCAAGGACTTCACCAACCAGCGCGTGCGCAGGGATGGCGAGATCGACGAGGTCGAGCGCTCGAAGAATCACAACAAGTCCAAGGTCCGCGCCCGAGTCGAACACGTCTTTGCCGTGGTGAAGCGGCTCTGGGGCTTTGCCAAGGTGCGCTACCGAGGCCTTGCCAAGAACGCCACACGTTCGTTCGTGGTGCTGGGTCTGGCCAACATCTACCTGGCGCGGCAGCGCCTCGCGGCATGA
- the sorU gene encoding SorU family sulfite dehydrogenase c-type cytochrome subunit, whose product MKRTIQKHALVAALWSLAFTVLPVHAADDAAQLQQGKVLFGQGAVPACALCHALKDAGAEGAVGPSLDELKPDAKRVATALRNGIGQMPSYNGKLSDAQIAALAAYVAKASGGSK is encoded by the coding sequence ATGAAGCGCACAATCCAAAAACACGCGTTGGTCGCTGCCCTGTGGTCGTTGGCATTCACAGTGCTGCCCGTGCACGCCGCCGACGATGCCGCGCAACTTCAACAAGGCAAGGTGTTGTTCGGCCAAGGCGCGGTGCCTGCCTGCGCCCTGTGCCATGCGCTCAAGGACGCGGGAGCCGAAGGCGCCGTGGGCCCCAGCCTGGACGAGCTCAAGCCCGATGCCAAGCGCGTGGCCACCGCGCTGCGCAACGGCATTGGGCAGATGCCGTCCTACAACGGCAAACTCAGTGATGCGCAAATTGCCGCCCTGGCGGCCTACGTGGCCAAGGCTTCGGGTGGATCAAAGTGA
- the sorT gene encoding SorT family sulfite dehydrogenase catalytic subunit: MNQQPTSLPRRHLLAGSGAALAAVGLASFGRTAAAAGETAPVAVAGAAKPLPAYVGWKDPASLIVHSSTTIETKRSVFGTSVITPSEQLYIRNNLPAPDASILGNRDAWEINIEGVKNPRKLTLGDLKRMGIETTAMVLQCSGNGRGYFPNKPSGTPWQVGAAGCVVWSGVPVRWVVDALGGVEAGMAYLTGTGGEKLPDGLDPKSVIVERSVPAAALADALLAWEMNGVPISLAHGGPLRLIVPGYTGVNNIKYVKRLAFTAQETDARIMSHGYRISPPGAKGDPSQPSVQEMTVKSWINGPGTDGAPLKAGDTQIHGVAFGGMNAVAKVEVSLDGGKTWQLARMVGPDLGRFAWRQFVFAARLPAGQFTLASRATDTAGNVQPEQRMENAGGYNNTSWADHAVKVSVA, encoded by the coding sequence ATGAACCAACAACCCACCTCGCTCCCCCGGCGCCACCTGCTGGCCGGCAGCGGCGCTGCTTTGGCTGCCGTTGGTCTGGCCAGCTTTGGCCGCACCGCAGCCGCTGCTGGTGAGACCGCGCCCGTCGCCGTGGCCGGTGCTGCCAAGCCTCTGCCAGCGTACGTGGGCTGGAAGGACCCGGCCAGCCTGATCGTGCACAGCAGCACCACCATTGAGACCAAGCGCAGTGTGTTCGGCACCAGCGTAATCACGCCGTCCGAGCAGCTCTACATCCGCAACAATCTGCCCGCGCCCGACGCCTCGATCCTGGGCAACCGCGATGCCTGGGAGATCAACATCGAGGGGGTGAAGAACCCGCGCAAACTCACGCTGGGCGACCTCAAGCGCATGGGCATCGAGACCACGGCGATGGTGTTGCAATGCTCTGGCAACGGACGCGGCTACTTCCCCAACAAGCCCAGTGGAACGCCTTGGCAAGTGGGCGCAGCAGGCTGTGTGGTGTGGAGCGGTGTGCCGGTGCGCTGGGTGGTGGATGCCCTGGGCGGCGTGGAGGCCGGCATGGCCTACCTCACCGGCACAGGCGGCGAAAAACTCCCCGATGGACTGGACCCCAAGAGCGTGATCGTGGAACGCTCGGTGCCTGCTGCCGCACTCGCCGATGCCCTGCTGGCCTGGGAAATGAACGGTGTGCCGATTTCGCTGGCCCACGGCGGCCCACTGCGCTTGATCGTGCCGGGTTACACGGGCGTGAACAACATCAAGTACGTCAAACGCCTGGCCTTCACCGCTCAGGAGACCGACGCACGCATCATGTCGCACGGCTACCGCATTTCACCGCCCGGCGCGAAGGGCGACCCGTCGCAGCCATCGGTGCAGGAAATGACGGTGAAGTCGTGGATCAACGGTCCCGGCACGGACGGCGCCCCGCTTAAAGCGGGTGACACACAGATCCATGGCGTGGCGTTTGGCGGCATGAACGCGGTGGCCAAGGTCGAGGTTTCTCTGGACGGCGGAAAAACCTGGCAGCTCGCGCGCATGGTGGGGCCCGACCTCGGCCGCTTTGCGTGGCGGCAGTTTGTTTTTGCGGCGCGCCTGCCGGCGGGCCAGTTCACCCTGGCGAGCCGAGCCACCGACACCGCAGGCAACGTGCAGCCCGAACAACGCATGGAAAACGCGGGCGGCTACAACAACACCAGCTGGGCCGACCACGCCGTGAAAGTGAGCGTGGCATGA
- a CDS encoding RNA polymerase sigma factor: MLFQSAESRYNQWVREHYRFLLRSAWALTGSRAIAEDVVQDCFANAWKHREQLRDAALARAWLFQIMRRAAFRQAAPSMQSLDDEEQPEQAAPDAGLDDKLDVVKALARLAPIHREVLVLFYFDDMPTAQMAETLEIAPGTVLSRLARARDALKLAMGVPATPKADVNVTPFRRTKT, encoded by the coding sequence ATGCTGTTCCAGTCTGCCGAGTCCCGCTATAACCAATGGGTGCGTGAGCACTACCGTTTTTTGCTGCGCAGTGCGTGGGCGCTCACTGGTTCGCGCGCCATTGCCGAAGACGTGGTGCAAGACTGTTTTGCCAACGCCTGGAAGCACCGGGAGCAACTGCGCGACGCTGCGCTGGCACGGGCTTGGCTCTTTCAGATCATGCGCCGCGCCGCCTTTCGCCAGGCCGCACCCAGCATGCAGTCGCTGGACGATGAAGAGCAGCCCGAGCAAGCGGCGCCCGACGCGGGGCTGGACGACAAACTCGATGTCGTCAAGGCGCTCGCGCGCCTGGCGCCCATCCACCGCGAGGTGCTGGTGCTGTTTTATTTCGACGACATGCCCACCGCCCAGATGGCCGAGACGCTGGAGATCGCGCCCGGCACGGTGTTGTCGCGCCTAGCCCGTGCGCGCGACGCTTTGAAGCTGGCCATGGGGGTACCTGCGACACCCAAGGCCGATGTCAACGTTACCCCGTTTCGCAGGACCAAGACATGA
- a CDS encoding DUF305 domain-containing protein, with amino-acid sequence MSGAHTSHGASAAHTSAFQRDMDESMARMMQAMHSPGYAGQADQDFLAMMIPHHAGAVDMARLVLQHGRDPVTRQLAEEIIAGQTVEIQSMQRRLHTLQQRTAKGAEAEFPSLGGTRGP; translated from the coding sequence ATGAGCGGCGCGCACACCAGCCACGGCGCCAGCGCCGCGCACACCAGCGCATTCCAGCGGGATATGGACGAATCGATGGCCCGCATGATGCAGGCCATGCACAGCCCGGGCTACGCAGGCCAGGCCGACCAGGACTTTCTGGCGATGATGATTCCGCACCACGCCGGCGCTGTGGACATGGCGCGGCTGGTGTTGCAGCATGGGCGCGATCCTGTCACCCGGCAGTTGGCCGAGGAAATCATTGCCGGGCAGACGGTGGAGATCCAGAGCATGCAACGCCGACTGCACACCCTGCAGCAGCGCACAGCCAAAGGTGCGGAAGCGGAATTTCCGTCGCTGGGTGGGACGCGGGGGCCTTGA
- a CDS encoding YncE family protein, protein MTTQRRDILKYTLAAAAASALPAAHAQAPSGASAGAAATGIDPRDRVFITNEDSNTLVVIDPKTNTVESTINLTSFDEDPRPPFRYVTAGVAPTHAAMIHKPLYHGCIDAHGAVPSPDGRLLATSGRGSSNIYLIDAEQRRVIGNTPNPASGPTTNPERLSSGLLLGREPHEPTFTRNGRELWVTLRGEDRIAIVGVDRAVRQLKGADSPGSSAVRQYLPTLSGPAQVWFNREGTLAFVASQKVSKIDVFRVNPGADGHSQPQRLTTLDISAQDKPGFTPFMKTTPDGAEVWFSHKLADAVSCRSTQGGFDLIDTVPLGMGARPNHVEFVRNARGSVVYASLARIDDGGPGGVASSPIAIIDRSAPGGQRKVVGTFSSRGRESHGLWTNPENTLLYVAHEQDELPGTPNAGQTVCSAFDVSDPLRPTFIAQIPLGNLTLPSGALRNKKSINLVYVRVGEKGQTA, encoded by the coding sequence ATGACCACCCAACGCCGCGACATTCTCAAGTACACCCTGGCCGCCGCGGCAGCCAGCGCGCTGCCCGCAGCACATGCCCAGGCCCCGTCCGGCGCTTCAGCGGGAGCCGCAGCCACCGGCATCGACCCGCGCGACCGCGTCTTCATCACCAATGAAGACTCCAACACGCTGGTCGTCATCGATCCGAAGACGAACACCGTCGAGAGCACGATCAACCTGACCAGCTTCGACGAAGACCCGCGGCCTCCATTTCGCTACGTCACCGCCGGCGTGGCGCCGACACACGCGGCGATGATCCACAAGCCGCTGTACCACGGCTGCATCGACGCCCACGGCGCGGTGCCGTCGCCCGACGGCCGGCTGCTGGCCACCAGCGGGCGCGGCTCCAGCAACATTTATCTGATCGACGCCGAGCAGCGCCGCGTCATCGGCAACACACCCAACCCTGCGTCTGGGCCCACCACCAACCCCGAGCGCCTGAGTAGTGGCCTGCTGCTGGGCCGCGAACCGCACGAGCCCACTTTCACGCGCAACGGCCGCGAGCTGTGGGTCACGCTGCGCGGTGAAGACCGCATTGCCATCGTCGGCGTCGATCGTGCCGTTCGCCAGCTCAAGGGGGCCGACAGCCCGGGCTCCAGCGCGGTTCGCCAATACCTGCCCACACTGAGCGGCCCGGCGCAGGTGTGGTTCAACCGTGAGGGTACGTTGGCCTTTGTGGCCAGCCAGAAGGTGTCGAAGATCGACGTGTTCCGCGTCAACCCCGGCGCGGATGGCCACAGCCAACCGCAGCGGCTGACCACGCTGGACATCAGCGCACAGGACAAACCCGGCTTCACGCCCTTCATGAAGACCACACCCGACGGTGCCGAGGTGTGGTTCTCGCACAAGCTGGCTGATGCGGTGTCTTGCCGCTCGACGCAGGGTGGCTTCGACCTGATCGACACCGTGCCACTCGGCATGGGCGCTCGGCCCAACCACGTTGAGTTCGTGCGCAATGCGCGCGGCAGCGTGGTCTATGCCAGCCTGGCGCGCATCGACGATGGTGGCCCCGGCGGCGTGGCGTCGAGCCCGATCGCCATCATCGACCGCAGCGCTCCGGGCGGACAGCGCAAGGTGGTGGGCACCTTCTCCAGCCGTGGCCGCGAGTCGCACGGGTTGTGGACCAACCCCGAGAACACGCTGCTGTATGTGGCCCACGAACAGGACGAGCTGCCCGGCACGCCCAACGCGGGCCAGACCGTGTGCAGTGCATTTGATGTGAGCGACCCGCTGCGCCCGACCTTCATTGCGCAGATCCCCCTGGGCAATCTGACGCTGCCCTCTGGCGCGCTGCGCAACAAAAAGAGCATCAACCTCGTCTACGTGCGTGTGGGCGAGAAGGGCCAGACGGCATGA
- a CDS encoding anti-sigma factor family protein has translation MNTDRPPPSIPPVTEADLHAFVDGRLPAERQVEIAAYLAARPEDAQLLEAYRAQKRKLHALLDPVLDEQPPQRLLKSARPRAVPQTPWYLQRLAAGIAIAVISGATGWGLRGGLPAGGDDAGRMAAAAPAERGLTLASAGGFAQRAAVAHAVYSPDARRPVEVDAAHEDQLVAWLSKRMGAPMKPPHLQAQGYTLEGGRLLPGGQGPVAQFMYRNELGSKLTLYVSNDVADVGSAAGPDKALQAGVKNTDTAFRFAREGAVNVFYWVDGPFGYALSSDADRSVLAQVSAEVYRQLGTPR, from the coding sequence ATGAATACCGACCGTCCGCCACCGTCCATTCCCCCGGTCACCGAGGCCGACCTGCATGCGTTCGTTGATGGCCGCCTGCCCGCTGAGCGCCAGGTCGAGATCGCCGCTTATCTGGCCGCACGCCCTGAAGACGCGCAGCTCCTGGAGGCCTACCGGGCGCAGAAGCGCAAACTGCACGCCTTGCTCGATCCCGTGCTGGATGAACAGCCGCCGCAGCGCCTGCTGAAATCGGCGCGCCCGCGCGCCGTGCCGCAGACGCCTTGGTACCTCCAGCGCCTGGCCGCTGGGATCGCCATCGCCGTCATCAGCGGCGCGACTGGCTGGGGCTTGCGGGGCGGCCTGCCCGCGGGGGGCGACGATGCCGGCCGCATGGCCGCCGCGGCACCCGCCGAGCGCGGCCTGACGCTGGCGTCAGCGGGCGGCTTCGCGCAGCGCGCGGCGGTGGCTCACGCGGTATACAGTCCCGACGCGCGCCGCCCGGTCGAGGTGGACGCGGCGCACGAGGACCAGTTGGTGGCATGGCTGTCCAAGCGCATGGGCGCGCCGATGAAGCCGCCGCACCTGCAGGCCCAGGGCTACACGCTGGAAGGCGGGCGCCTGTTGCCGGGTGGCCAGGGGCCGGTTGCGCAGTTCATGTACCGCAACGAGCTCGGCAGCAAACTGACGCTGTACGTGTCCAACGATGTCGCCGACGTGGGCAGTGCCGCGGGGCCGGACAAGGCACTGCAGGCCGGCGTGAAGAACACAGACACGGCCTTCCGCTTCGCACGCGAAGGTGCGGTCAATGTCTTCTACTGGGTCGACGGTCCCTTCGGCTACGCCCTGTCGTCCGACGCCGACCGCAGCGTGCTGGCGCAGGTGTCGGCCGAGGTCTATCGGCAACTTGGCACCCCGCGCTGA
- a CDS encoding RNA polymerase sigma factor — MQDDASLLSWVPRLRRYSRALVNNRDDADDLVQDTLERAWAKSNLWGGVADMRAWLFSIMHNLHVDGVRRPRLHTVTMDDDTPEVPVAPTQTDRLAVLDLQAALDLLPVEQKEVLLLVTLEDMAYADVAQALGIPIGTVMSRLSRGRERLRGLMEGRAEPVRLKVVK, encoded by the coding sequence ATGCAAGACGACGCAAGCCTGCTGAGCTGGGTGCCGCGCCTGCGCCGCTATTCGCGCGCGCTGGTGAACAACCGTGACGACGCCGACGATCTGGTGCAGGACACGCTGGAGCGGGCCTGGGCCAAGTCGAACCTGTGGGGCGGCGTGGCCGACATGCGCGCCTGGCTCTTCAGCATCATGCACAACCTGCACGTCGATGGCGTGCGCCGTCCCAGGCTGCACACCGTGACCATGGACGACGACACGCCCGAAGTGCCGGTGGCGCCGACACAAACCGACAGGCTGGCTGTACTGGATCTGCAGGCTGCACTGGACTTGCTGCCCGTCGAGCAGAAGGAAGTGCTTCTTCTGGTGACGCTGGAAGACATGGCCTATGCCGATGTGGCGCAGGCCCTGGGTATCCCCATCGGCACCGTGATGTCGCGCCTGTCGCGAGGCCGTGAGCGCCTGCGCGGCCTGATGGAAGGCCGCGCAGAACCGGTGCGGCTGAAAGTCGTCAAATGA
- a CDS encoding COG4315 family predicted lipoprotein, with protein MAADAPAKLANGALVDAKGMTLYTFDKDVAGSGKSTCNGGCAALWPPAMAAASDQPAGAYTIVMRDDGARQWAYKGKPVYTYQADQKPGDRAGDNFKDVWHIIKE; from the coding sequence ATGGCTGCCGACGCGCCGGCCAAGCTCGCCAACGGCGCGCTGGTCGACGCCAAGGGCATGACGCTCTACACCTTCGACAAGGACGTGGCAGGCAGCGGCAAGAGCACCTGCAACGGCGGCTGCGCCGCGCTGTGGCCGCCCGCGATGGCCGCCGCCAGCGACCAACCCGCCGGTGCATACACGATCGTCATGCGCGACGACGGTGCGCGCCAGTGGGCCTACAAGGGCAAGCCGGTCTACACCTACCAGGCCGACCAGAAGCCCGGCGACCGCGCCGGCGACAACTTCAAAGACGTCTGGCACATCATCAAGGAATGA
- a CDS encoding nuclear transport factor 2 family protein: MFKTFAFAATALTLASGSAFAAPSDDARTHFQAIASGDTQIVMRAYADQAQLNWVGGPLDGTYATTDAIRGTWEKFGKAVGPLKLTVGQIEESANPKGATVSANVVFEGKMPIKVRYVLTFREGKIVSETWQIDPKLAVAAAY, encoded by the coding sequence ATGTTCAAGACTTTCGCTTTCGCCGCCACCGCCCTGACGCTCGCCTCCGGCAGCGCCTTCGCCGCCCCCAGCGACGACGCCCGCACGCACTTCCAGGCCATCGCCTCGGGCGACACCCAGATCGTCATGCGTGCCTATGCCGACCAGGCCCAGCTGAACTGGGTAGGCGGCCCACTCGACGGCACCTATGCCACCACCGATGCCATTCGCGGCACCTGGGAGAAGTTCGGCAAGGCCGTCGGCCCACTGAAGCTCACAGTCGGCCAGATTGAAGAATCGGCCAACCCCAAGGGCGCCACCGTCTCGGCCAACGTCGTCTTCGAAGGCAAGATGCCCATCAAGGTGCGCTACGTGCTGACGTTCCGTGAAGGCAAGATCGTCAGTGAAACCTGGCAGATCGACCCCAAGCTGGCGGTGGCTGCGGCTTACTGA
- a CDS encoding putative sulfate exporter family transporter, protein MPWFAFGFVAVVLLNSLQWLPASVVAVTIEIDTALLAMAMAALGLATHIGAIRKAGAKPLLLALILFGWLIVGGALINRWVPALLG, encoded by the coding sequence GTGCCCTGGTTCGCCTTCGGCTTCGTCGCGGTTGTGTTGCTCAATTCGCTGCAATGGCTGCCGGCGTCGGTGGTGGCAGTGACGATCGAGATTGACACCGCGCTGCTGGCGATGGCGATGGCTGCGCTCGGCCTGGCCACGCACATCGGCGCCATTCGCAAGGCCGGGGCCAAGCCGCTGCTGCTGGCGTTGATCTTGTTCGGCTGGCTCATCGTCGGAGGCGCGCTCATCAACCGCTGGGTGCCGGCCCTGCTGGGCTGA